The Hyphococcus flavus genome contains a region encoding:
- the tldD gene encoding metalloprotease TldD has translation MTDSYFFSRTDLDRNRTQSILDNALMGADDGELYLEYGQSEAFVFDDNRLKAANFDVTQGFGLRTVCGESTGYAHASELSEAALKRAASAVQAVKSGAGGQIADGPSRTNAKLYPDENPLGDMAFEAKTKLLEEINDYARAKDPRVRQVSCSLSGSWEAIEIIRPGGEIIRDFRPLVRLNVSVTAGEGDRQESGSYGAGGREGYARFISPDAWQGQVDEALRQALINLEAEDAPAGEMEVVLGSGWTGVLLHEAVGHGLEGDFNRKKTSAFADRLGERVAAPGVTVIDDGTISGRRGSLTVDDEGTPTSQTVLIEDGILKGYLQDRLNARLMGMRATGNGRRESFAHQPMPRMTNTFMTAGDHDPEEILKSVKDGIYAVNFSGGQVDITSGKFVFNCTEAYRVKSGKVGAPIKNAALIGDGPSVLTKVSMVGNDFALDPGIGVCGKAGQGVPVGVGQPTIKIDALTVGGAGG, from the coding sequence ATGACAGATTCATATTTTTTCTCCCGCACCGATCTCGACCGAAACAGGACCCAATCCATCCTCGATAATGCGCTGATGGGCGCAGACGACGGCGAGCTTTACCTGGAATACGGGCAGTCGGAGGCTTTTGTTTTTGACGATAATCGCCTGAAAGCGGCGAATTTCGATGTTACCCAAGGCTTCGGTTTGCGCACGGTTTGCGGAGAATCAACCGGTTACGCCCATGCATCGGAGCTTTCGGAAGCTGCCCTGAAACGCGCTGCAAGCGCCGTTCAAGCGGTAAAGTCCGGCGCCGGGGGGCAAATCGCTGACGGCCCGTCACGCACAAACGCCAAGCTTTACCCGGACGAGAACCCGCTCGGCGATATGGCCTTCGAGGCGAAAACCAAGCTTTTGGAGGAAATCAATGACTACGCACGCGCCAAGGACCCCCGTGTCCGGCAGGTTTCCTGTTCGCTTTCCGGCTCGTGGGAGGCGATCGAAATCATCCGGCCCGGCGGCGAAATTATACGTGATTTCAGACCTTTAGTGCGCCTTAACGTCTCCGTGACCGCTGGCGAAGGCGACCGTCAGGAAAGCGGCTCCTATGGCGCTGGCGGCCGGGAAGGCTATGCCCGCTTCATTTCGCCTGATGCCTGGCAGGGCCAAGTGGACGAAGCTTTGCGCCAGGCGCTGATCAATCTTGAGGCGGAGGACGCCCCCGCCGGAGAAATGGAAGTGGTGTTGGGGTCTGGCTGGACCGGCGTTCTCCTGCACGAAGCAGTCGGGCACGGCCTTGAGGGCGACTTCAATCGCAAAAAGACGTCTGCTTTTGCGGACCGGCTGGGCGAGCGCGTGGCGGCGCCGGGCGTCACGGTGATTGACGACGGCACGATCTCGGGTCGGCGCGGATCGCTCACCGTTGATGATGAAGGAACGCCGACATCGCAAACCGTGCTGATCGAAGACGGCATTTTGAAAGGCTATCTGCAAGACCGGCTGAACGCGCGCCTCATGGGCATGCGCGCGACGGGCAACGGCCGGCGTGAAAGTTTTGCGCATCAGCCCATGCCGCGTATGACCAACACATTCATGACGGCGGGCGATCATGACCCGGAAGAAATTCTGAAATCCGTGAAGGACGGCATATACGCCGTTAATTTCTCCGGCGGGCAGGTTGATATCACCTCGGGCAAGTTCGTCTTCAACTGCACCGAAGCCTATCGCGTTAAAAGCGGCAAAGTCGGCGCCCCTATCAAAAACGCGGCGCTGATTGGCGACGGGCCAAGCGTGCTGACGAAAGTCTCCATGGTCGGAAACGACTTTGCACTCGACCCCGGCATTGGCGTCTGCGGCAAAGCGGGACAGGGCGTGCCGGTTGGCGTCGGGCAGCCAACCATCAAGATTGACGCGCTGACTGTCGGCGGCGCAGGCGGGTAA
- a CDS encoding YbjN domain-containing protein, whose protein sequence is MRMAGLLVGLILFWATPLQAQNAHSSGGMTIQEVARILEKEGLPVSDMSGSGADWLRSEIDGTEFDVETYNCNAKSRCTEFLFIAGFDMPNGFPIELINKWNAEELAGRAFLDERRDPFLDHVVSVSAPNDDAVFLEGFYLWAAALREFVEFIEYPQVEV, encoded by the coding sequence ATGAGGATGGCCGGACTACTCGTCGGGCTCATATTGTTTTGGGCGACGCCGTTACAAGCGCAGAACGCCCATTCTTCGGGCGGCATGACAATCCAGGAGGTGGCGCGAATCCTTGAAAAGGAGGGATTGCCTGTTTCTGACATGTCCGGCTCTGGCGCCGATTGGCTCCGCAGTGAAATCGACGGGACGGAATTCGATGTCGAAACTTATAACTGCAACGCTAAAAGCCGGTGCACGGAATTTTTATTCATCGCGGGGTTTGACATGCCAAATGGTTTTCCCATCGAACTTATCAATAAATGGAATGCTGAAGAACTTGCAGGCCGTGCTTTTCTGGATGAACGCAGAGACCCATTCCTGGACCACGTGGTTTCTGTTAGCGCGCCGAACGATGATGCAGTGTTTCTAGAGGGATTTTATTTGTGGGCCGCAGCCTTGCGAGAATTCGTAGAATTTATCGAATACCCGCAAGTTGAGGTTTAG
- a CDS encoding electron transfer flavoprotein subunit beta/FixA family protein → MKILVPVKRVIDYNVKVRVKSDETGVDLANVKMSMNPFDEIAVEEAVRLKEAGTAEEIVAISIGPEKAQDQIRQALAMGADRGILIKTDETVEPLSVAKLLKAVAEEEKPDLMILGKQAIDDDSNQTGQMLAALLGWAQGTFASKVEKDGDNLKVTREIDGGLQTISIKLPAVVTTDLRLNEPRYASLPNIMKAKKKPLDVKDIGDFSVDITPRLEVVKVTEPPKREAGVKVESVAELVDKLKNEAGVI, encoded by the coding sequence ATGAAAATCCTCGTGCCCGTGAAACGCGTGATCGACTACAACGTCAAAGTCCGCGTCAAATCGGATGAGACCGGCGTTGATCTCGCCAATGTCAAAATGTCCATGAACCCGTTCGATGAAATCGCCGTGGAAGAAGCGGTTCGCCTGAAAGAGGCGGGAACGGCGGAAGAAATCGTCGCCATCTCTATCGGCCCGGAAAAAGCACAGGATCAGATCCGCCAGGCGCTGGCCATGGGCGCCGATCGCGGTATCCTGATCAAAACCGACGAGACAGTCGAACCTCTTAGCGTGGCGAAACTTCTGAAAGCTGTCGCGGAAGAAGAAAAGCCTGATCTCATGATCCTCGGCAAGCAGGCGATTGACGACGATTCCAATCAGACTGGTCAGATGCTTGCCGCGTTGCTCGGCTGGGCGCAAGGCACGTTTGCGTCGAAAGTCGAAAAGGACGGCGATAACCTCAAAGTTACGCGCGAGATCGACGGCGGCTTACAGACGATTTCAATCAAGCTCCCAGCAGTCGTGACGACGGACCTGCGCCTTAACGAGCCACGCTATGCGTCACTGCCAAACATCATGAAAGCGAAGAAAAAGCCGCTTGATGTTAAAGACATCGGCGACTTCAGCGTGGACATCACACCGCGTCTTGAAGTTGTAAAAGTCACCGAGCCGCCGAAACGCGAAGCTGGCGTCAAAGTGGAAAGCGTCGCGGAACTGGTCGACAAACTGAAAAACGAAGCGGGAGTTATCTAA
- a CDS encoding cytochrome c oxidase subunit II, producing the protein MKRLLSGLSGFIMLAATNAYALPEDKGISMLPAGSALAEEVHFFHNGILMPIMTVISLFVLALLLWVIVRYNAKANPEPRKFSHNTLIEIIWTGVPIIILLIIALPSFELLFKEDVVPDGKQVVARGDGQTVDFVFPNDFVESRMVRRADHLQVILDDGVEQTTLKNRRDFRVQGWGERDLVVSLNEPAPAGASVILRGGRSTQNVTDCPMSKRYIDACEKEVVLAPTMTLKVNGYQWNWQYSYPDFGDFDFFSNMLTEDQTTPELYRFEVDNRVVVPVGETIRVTTTANDVIHAWALPSFAIKIDAVPGRINETWFRPEREGVYYGQCSEICGVKHSFMPIAVEVVSRPEFEAWVDEQRELIGLEPMFGDGNTTLAQADTAAAAE; encoded by the coding sequence ATGAAACGACTTCTATCAGGACTGTCAGGATTCATCATGTTGGCGGCGACGAATGCGTATGCGCTGCCTGAGGATAAAGGCATTTCCATGTTGCCGGCCGGTTCAGCGCTGGCGGAAGAAGTCCACTTCTTCCACAATGGCATCTTGATGCCGATCATGACGGTGATCAGTCTGTTCGTACTTGCGCTGCTCCTGTGGGTAATCGTCCGTTATAATGCCAAAGCAAACCCTGAGCCGCGCAAGTTCTCTCACAACACGTTGATCGAAATCATCTGGACCGGCGTGCCGATCATTATTTTGCTGATTATTGCGCTGCCGTCTTTCGAGTTGCTTTTCAAAGAAGACGTTGTGCCCGATGGAAAGCAGGTCGTTGCGCGCGGTGACGGACAAACGGTTGATTTTGTTTTCCCGAATGACTTTGTCGAAAGCCGCATGGTGAGGCGGGCTGACCATCTTCAGGTGATCCTTGATGATGGCGTTGAGCAAACGACGCTGAAAAATCGCCGTGATTTCCGCGTGCAAGGTTGGGGCGAACGCGACCTTGTCGTCTCTTTGAACGAACCGGCGCCTGCCGGCGCCAGCGTTATTCTGCGGGGCGGGCGTTCAACCCAGAATGTTACCGATTGCCCGATGTCGAAACGATATATCGATGCTTGTGAAAAAGAAGTCGTGCTGGCGCCGACCATGACCTTGAAGGTCAATGGCTATCAGTGGAACTGGCAGTATTCTTATCCTGATTTTGGCGACTTCGACTTTTTCTCCAACATGTTGACGGAAGATCAGACCACGCCGGAGCTTTACCGTTTTGAAGTTGACAATCGCGTGGTCGTGCCTGTTGGCGAGACGATCCGCGTCACGACAACCGCAAACGACGTTATTCACGCTTGGGCGCTGCCGAGTTTCGCGATCAAGATTGACGCGGTGCCGGGCCGTATTAATGAGACCTGGTTCCGTCCCGAACGTGAGGGCGTTTACTACGGCCAGTGCTCTGAGATCTGTGGCGTGAAGCACTCTTTCATGCCGATTGCGGTAGAGGTGGTTTCTCGCCCCGAGTTTGAGGCATGGGTCGATGAACAACGCGAACTCATTGGCCTTGAGCCGATGTTCGGCGACGGCAATACAACCCTTGCGCAGGCTGATACCGCCGCTGCGGCTGAATAA
- a CDS encoding SPFH domain-containing protein, with translation MGFELFLAGLVVLAIILMFNTMKVVPQGFEFTVERFGRYTKTIKPGLHFLIPFFDRIGRRMNMMEQVLDIPAQEVITRDNANVSTDAVAFIQVMDAAAAAYEVHNLTRAISNLAMTNIRTVIGSLDLDEVLSNRDDINERLLRVIDAATQPWGVKVTRVEIKDLEPPADITEAMARQMKAERLKRAEILQAEGEKQSAVLRAEGEKQAAILEAEGRKEAAFRDAEAREREAQAEAEATRMVSEAIAAGDVQAINYFVAQDYVKAFEKLAISPQQKTLILPADMSALVGTIAGVGTLAKEAFENNQTRRANGSVPSAS, from the coding sequence ATGGGCTTTGAATTATTTCTGGCGGGACTTGTCGTCCTGGCCATCATTTTAATGTTCAACACAATGAAGGTAGTGCCGCAAGGGTTCGAGTTCACTGTGGAGCGGTTCGGGCGATACACGAAAACCATCAAGCCGGGCCTGCATTTCCTGATACCGTTTTTTGATCGTATCGGCCGTCGCATGAACATGATGGAACAGGTACTGGATATTCCTGCACAGGAAGTCATCACCCGCGATAACGCGAACGTATCGACCGATGCAGTTGCGTTTATCCAGGTCATGGATGCGGCCGCAGCGGCTTATGAGGTTCATAACCTGACACGTGCGATCTCTAACCTCGCCATGACGAATATCCGTACCGTGATTGGTTCGCTCGATCTTGACGAGGTGCTGTCGAACCGCGACGACATAAACGAACGCTTGTTGCGTGTTATCGATGCGGCGACGCAGCCATGGGGCGTGAAAGTAACTCGCGTCGAGATAAAGGATCTCGAACCGCCAGCAGATATTACCGAAGCCATGGCGCGGCAAATGAAAGCCGAACGCTTGAAGCGTGCGGAAATCCTGCAAGCAGAAGGTGAAAAGCAATCCGCCGTTTTGCGTGCTGAAGGCGAGAAGCAAGCGGCCATTCTCGAGGCCGAGGGGCGCAAGGAAGCGGCGTTCCGCGACGCCGAAGCGAGAGAACGTGAAGCGCAAGCCGAAGCAGAAGCAACGCGCATGGTCTCTGAAGCTATCGCCGCCGGTGACGTACAGGCCATCAATTACTTCGTGGCGCAGGATTATGTGAAGGCGTTTGAAAAGCTGGCGATATCGCCGCAGCAAAAAACGCTTATTCTGCCCGCTGACATGAGCGCGCTGGTCGGCACAATCGCCGGGGTCGGCACGCTCGCCAAGGAGGCGTTTGAAAACAATCAGACGCGCCGCGCAAACGGTTCAGTGCCAAGCGCGTCTTAA
- a CDS encoding TetR/AcrR family transcriptional regulator: MAEKTEDRRKTRTRNALLAAFNDLILKGRKKTIGISDVIEKANVGRSTFYEHYSNAQDLHMQALARPLSILADAATGQGDTAKLQKLLEHFWENRQRARDTFYGQRDQVGRLLAGQIEERLEASGQDSVLPRKLASMQIAESALAVIRGWIGAEASCDVETLAISITRTTNDLRHSIARCDPPSEGN; the protein is encoded by the coding sequence ATGGCGGAAAAAACCGAAGACAGACGCAAGACCCGCACGCGAAATGCTTTATTGGCTGCGTTCAACGATCTTATTCTCAAAGGACGGAAAAAAACGATCGGCATTTCAGACGTTATTGAAAAAGCAAACGTTGGGCGCTCAACCTTTTACGAGCATTATTCAAACGCCCAAGACCTTCACATGCAGGCGCTTGCTCGACCACTGTCAATTCTCGCGGACGCCGCCACTGGTCAAGGCGACACAGCAAAACTACAAAAACTACTAGAGCACTTTTGGGAAAATCGCCAACGCGCCCGCGATACGTTTTACGGACAAAGAGATCAGGTCGGCCGTTTGCTAGCCGGGCAGATTGAGGAGCGTCTGGAAGCGTCCGGGCAAGATTCGGTGCTTCCAAGAAAACTTGCTTCAATGCAAATTGCTGAGAGCGCCCTCGCCGTCATCCGGGGATGGATCGGTGCTGAAGCCTCCTGCGATGTAGAAACGTTGGCGATCTCGATTACGCGTACCACCAATGACCTACGCCATAGTATCGCCCGATGTGACCCGCCAAGCGAGGGTAACTGA
- a CDS encoding DUF1287 domain-containing protein has product MRITLAAAIFWSAFVAVPVHAETFGERLARAAIERTSYSITYDNAYVRMSYPMGDVAPDRGVCADVVVRSLRALEIDLQQLVHEDMAAAFSAYPTHWGLTRPDTNIDHRRVPNLEKFLTRKGARIAISDDPSEYLPGDIVAWNLRGDAGWLPHIGIVTDRIGRTGRPMVVHNIGAGPKLEDVLFDWPMTGHYRMSDAIFDTDT; this is encoded by the coding sequence ATGAGAATAACACTTGCCGCCGCAATATTTTGGAGCGCATTCGTAGCCGTTCCGGTTCATGCCGAGACATTTGGCGAGCGTCTGGCGCGGGCGGCGATTGAGCGAACTTCATATAGCATCACCTATGATAACGCATACGTGCGTATGTCATATCCCATGGGCGATGTGGCGCCCGATCGCGGCGTGTGCGCTGATGTTGTTGTGCGGTCGTTGAGGGCGCTCGAAATTGATTTGCAACAACTCGTACATGAAGACATGGCGGCGGCTTTCAGCGCCTATCCAACACATTGGGGTCTTACGCGCCCCGATACAAACATTGATCACCGGCGTGTCCCCAATCTTGAAAAATTCCTTACACGGAAAGGCGCGCGCATCGCGATAAGCGACGACCCTTCCGAATATTTGCCCGGCGATATCGTCGCGTGGAATTTGCGGGGGGATGCAGGGTGGTTGCCGCATATTGGCATTGTGACGGACAGAATCGGACGAACAGGCCGCCCCATGGTTGTGCACAATATCGGCGCGGGGCCGAAGCTCGAAGATGTCTTGTTTGATTGGCCGATGACGGGTCACTATCGTATGAGCGACGCCATTTTCGATACTGATACATAG
- a CDS encoding twin transmembrane helix small protein, producing the protein MDGLVFFLIPLGLAATAIILAVGLFSLAKGGAFAKENSNKLMRLRVIAQAVTIALMMLFLWLVGKGA; encoded by the coding sequence ATGGACGGCCTTGTATTCTTTCTCATTCCGCTTGGTCTCGCCGCGACAGCCATCATACTTGCGGTTGGACTATTTTCGCTAGCGAAAGGCGGCGCCTTTGCTAAGGAAAACTCCAACAAGCTGATGCGCCTACGCGTGATAGCGCAGGCCGTTACTATTGCTTTGATGATGCTTTTTCTTTGGCTGGTTGGAAAAGGGGCCTAG
- a CDS encoding aldo/keto reductase codes for MRKVSLGRSGLEVSRLGFGCMGLAEFYGDALSNNEAEQLLESALERGVNFFDTADMYGSGRNEEQLSGFVKKHRDEAVIATKFAIQRGEDGAWLGLSNDPKYIKEACNASLKRLGVDVIDLYYMHRRDRDVPVEDSVGAMAELVKEGKVRALGLSEVSVETLKQANDVHPIAALQSEYSIVTREMEAEVIPTCRELGVAFVAYSPLGRGLLTGAFRSEKDFVGNDYRLQANPRFADGALEKNLPLVDRLAAIAKEKDASLAQIALAWVLAKGDDIIPIPGTKKLSRLSENLGALDVTLSADDLKAIEEAVPVDEVAGHRYPETTSSTLNA; via the coding sequence ATGCGCAAGGTTTCTTTGGGCCGCTCAGGCCTCGAAGTATCGCGGCTTGGTTTCGGCTGCATGGGGCTCGCGGAATTTTACGGCGACGCTTTATCAAACAACGAAGCTGAACAATTGCTGGAAAGCGCGCTGGAACGAGGCGTCAATTTTTTCGACACCGCAGACATGTATGGCAGCGGACGCAATGAAGAACAGCTTTCCGGATTTGTGAAAAAACATCGCGATGAGGCGGTCATTGCCACGAAGTTCGCCATTCAGCGCGGCGAAGACGGCGCTTGGCTAGGGCTTTCTAACGATCCGAAATATATCAAGGAAGCATGTAACGCATCGCTGAAACGGCTCGGTGTTGACGTCATTGATCTTTATTACATGCATCGCCGTGACCGTGACGTGCCGGTGGAGGACTCAGTCGGCGCCATGGCGGAACTGGTGAAGGAAGGAAAGGTCCGCGCACTCGGTCTTTCAGAAGTCAGCGTTGAGACTCTGAAACAGGCAAATGACGTGCATCCCATTGCAGCGCTGCAGTCGGAATACTCGATAGTCACGCGTGAAATGGAGGCTGAGGTCATTCCTACGTGCCGCGAACTTGGCGTTGCTTTTGTCGCTTATTCGCCGCTCGGGCGCGGATTGCTGACCGGCGCTTTTCGCAGTGAAAAGGATTTTGTCGGCAACGACTACCGGTTGCAAGCCAATCCACGTTTTGCCGACGGGGCGCTAGAAAAAAACTTGCCTTTGGTTGATCGCCTCGCCGCCATTGCCAAAGAAAAAGACGCCAGCCTTGCGCAGATAGCACTCGCCTGGGTGTTGGCGAAAGGCGATGATATCATCCCGATACCGGGAACGAAGAAACTTTCCCGTCTGTCGGAGAACCTCGGCGCACTGGACGTGACGCTGTCCGCCGATGATCTAAAGGCCATTGAAGAGGCGGTGCCCGTCGATGAAGTCGCCGGGCACCGGTACCCGGAAACAACGTCTTCGACTTTAAACGCCTAA
- a CDS encoding YccF domain-containing protein, with product MSPIALILNILWLALGGAFAAIGWFVAALVMVITIIGIPWARAAFDNGVYTLWPFGTKPYGRASLYGEDIGTGPLGFLGNIIWFVLAGWWLALGHVFAAIALAITIIGLPFAWAHLKLAGFALWPIGRTLAHSELRRRAYY from the coding sequence ATGTCACCGATCGCATTGATCCTGAATATTCTCTGGCTTGCCCTTGGCGGCGCGTTTGCTGCGATTGGCTGGTTTGTCGCCGCACTGGTCATGGTGATCACGATTATCGGCATTCCCTGGGCGCGTGCTGCATTCGATAATGGCGTTTACACGCTCTGGCCGTTCGGGACGAAGCCATACGGACGCGCATCGCTTTATGGCGAGGATATCGGCACTGGACCTTTAGGGTTCCTTGGCAACATCATCTGGTTTGTTCTGGCTGGATGGTGGCTGGCGCTTGGCCATGTATTCGCTGCGATAGCGCTCGCCATCACGATTATCGGATTGCCTTTTGCGTGGGCGCATCTGAAACTTGCCGGTTTCGCGCTCTGGCCCATTGGCCGCACGCTGGCGCACAGCGAATTGCGACGTCGCGCGTATTATTAA
- the gluQRS gene encoding tRNA glutamyl-Q(34) synthetase GluQRS has product MNEFITRFAPSPTGLLHLGHAYSALVAYQAALEAGGRFILRIEDIDLTRCKPEFEKAIYDDLEWLGLDWEQPVRRQSDHFADYARLLDQLIEKNLVYRCFKTRKEVADEIARAPHLSPDGPEGPAYIGAPLPADEEKKLIDEGAPYAWRLSMNAARTNLGAQFEKLSFIEDHFGIREQVKATPEIFGDAVIARKDNGTSYHLASVHDDALQGVSHVIRGEDLYYAAHLHRLLQELLNLPAPLYRHHKLITDGQGKRLAKRDKAATLQALRQSGVKPGDIRQRLGV; this is encoded by the coding sequence ATGAATGAATTCATCACACGGTTCGCCCCTTCGCCGACGGGGTTGTTACATCTCGGCCATGCCTATTCAGCGCTTGTCGCATATCAGGCTGCGCTTGAAGCGGGCGGACGCTTCATTCTGCGTATCGAAGATATAGACCTCACACGCTGCAAGCCGGAATTCGAAAAAGCGATTTACGATGACCTCGAATGGCTTGGCCTTGATTGGGAACAGCCTGTGCGACGGCAAAGCGATCATTTCGCTGACTATGCGCGCTTGCTTGACCAGCTTATTGAGAAAAATCTCGTCTATCGCTGTTTCAAAACCCGCAAGGAAGTCGCTGACGAAATCGCCCGGGCGCCGCACCTCTCGCCTGATGGACCGGAAGGACCTGCCTATATTGGCGCGCCGCTTCCCGCCGACGAAGAAAAAAAGCTGATTGACGAAGGCGCGCCCTACGCCTGGCGCCTGTCCATGAATGCGGCGCGAACAAACCTCGGTGCGCAATTCGAAAAGCTTTCATTTATTGAAGATCACTTCGGGATCCGTGAACAAGTAAAGGCGACGCCGGAGATTTTTGGCGATGCCGTGATTGCGCGCAAGGACAATGGGACAAGCTATCATCTCGCATCGGTTCATGACGACGCCCTGCAGGGTGTCAGCCATGTCATTCGCGGCGAGGATCTTTATTACGCGGCCCATCTGCACCGGCTGCTGCAAGAGCTGTTAAATCTCCCAGCGCCTCTTTACCGCCATCATAAGCTGATTACTGACGGTCAGGGCAAACGGCTCGCCAAACGCGACAAGGCGGCGACGCTTCAGGCTTTGCGCCAGTCCGGCGTAAAGCCTGGAGACATTCGACAACGATTAGGCGTTTAA
- a CDS encoding sugar-transfer associated ATP-grasp domain-containing protein has protein sequence MALANKAAPYDVDLMRDMKIAQTRHGASFMKQVSDFLALRSAGTGMSFEEYLFFGLYNRPHTDYSAFMGDHRARAAFYVANDLRGWDAADDKISFAEAAAKANLPAPALRAVVHKMQTIEGAQQLASQEEIHAFLKTCPLPVFGKPNRASHGDGAVTILQREEGMLVAGDSQISIKDLVSEVAAYLDAGGYVFQEMLKPHDVISKITKGRVASLRVLTLLGENGAVVKSIVARFPAGDNQVDNFRRCGNLVAPVDVETGVLGAAQRGVGVTSESVLIHPDTNAQIEGVHMPDIEQAKKLACEAAVLYPNLHLQSWDIALTPDGPKLLEVNPGGNFNIIQLANGRGVFDPEFRSFLEWCLNVNTSSKSNAKALKEAKKLLNLK, from the coding sequence ATGGCGCTCGCGAACAAAGCCGCTCCTTACGATGTTGATTTGATGCGCGACATGAAAATCGCTCAGACCCGTCATGGGGCGAGTTTCATGAAACAGGTATCCGATTTTCTGGCGCTTCGTTCGGCGGGAACGGGCATGAGCTTTGAAGAATACCTGTTTTTTGGTCTCTATAATCGTCCACATACGGATTACAGCGCCTTTATGGGTGATCATCGGGCGCGGGCGGCGTTTTACGTCGCCAATGACTTGCGCGGATGGGATGCGGCCGACGACAAAATCAGTTTTGCAGAAGCGGCCGCAAAGGCGAACCTTCCAGCGCCGGCGTTGCGGGCTGTCGTGCACAAGATGCAGACTATTGAAGGCGCGCAGCAATTAGCCTCCCAAGAAGAAATACACGCGTTCCTCAAAACCTGTCCGCTTCCTGTATTCGGCAAGCCAAACAGAGCCTCTCACGGAGACGGCGCCGTAACCATTCTACAACGTGAAGAGGGGATGCTTGTCGCTGGCGATAGCCAGATCAGCATTAAAGACCTTGTCTCCGAGGTAGCGGCGTATCTTGATGCTGGCGGCTACGTCTTTCAGGAAATGTTGAAGCCGCATGACGTCATTTCGAAAATCACTAAAGGTCGCGTGGCGAGTTTAAGAGTGTTGACGCTGCTCGGCGAAAATGGCGCTGTTGTTAAAAGCATCGTTGCACGCTTTCCCGCCGGCGATAACCAGGTCGACAATTTCCGCCGCTGCGGAAATCTTGTTGCGCCAGTGGATGTGGAAACAGGCGTTCTGGGCGCGGCGCAGCGCGGTGTGGGCGTGACTTCGGAAAGCGTTTTGATTCATCCAGACACAAATGCGCAAATCGAAGGCGTTCATATGCCGGATATTGAACAGGCGAAAAAACTCGCATGCGAAGCTGCGGTGCTTTATCCGAACCTGCATCTTCAATCCTGGGATATCGCATTGACGCCAGACGGGCCAAAGCTGCTCGAAGTCAATCCGGGCGGAAACTTCAATATCATACAGCTTGCAAACGGGAGAGGCGTATTTGATCCGGAATTCCGGTCGTTTCTGGAATGGTGCCTGAACGTCAACACGTCTTCTAAGTCAAACGCAAAAGCGTTGAAGGAAGCGAAGAAACTCTTGAATCTTAAATAA
- a CDS encoding NfeD family protein, protein MESIIHFLVEMPFWYWWVFAVVLLIIELMTGSTYFFWPAIAAFAAGFLDLGPFNGQWQLQLIVFAAVTVALSWWAPSRVKPWLHKTQADHQTLNERGAQKIGRRATVDETFSNGAGKVRLGDTLWLAECDEGTDLAEGTKVVVTRAEGTKLFVKAADASAV, encoded by the coding sequence ATGGAAAGCATTATTCATTTTCTTGTGGAAATGCCCTTTTGGTATTGGTGGGTATTCGCCGTCGTTCTTCTCATTATCGAACTCATGACTGGCTCAACCTACTTTTTCTGGCCGGCGATTGCCGCATTCGCTGCGGGCTTTCTCGATCTCGGGCCGTTCAATGGGCAGTGGCAGCTACAACTGATCGTCTTTGCTGCTGTAACGGTAGCATTATCTTGGTGGGCGCCGTCGCGCGTGAAGCCGTGGCTGCACAAAACACAAGCCGATCACCAGACCCTGAACGAACGCGGCGCGCAAAAAATCGGACGGCGCGCCACTGTCGATGAAACTTTCAGCAACGGCGCGGGCAAGGTGCGGCTCGGTGATACGTTATGGCTCGCCGAATGCGATGAGGGAACAGACCTGGCAGAAGGAACAAAAGTCGTCGTCACCCGCGCAGAAGGCACGAAGCTGTTCGTGAAGGCTGCTGACGCTAGTGCTGTTTAA